A portion of the Glycine max cultivar Williams 82 chromosome 10, Glycine_max_v4.0, whole genome shotgun sequence genome contains these proteins:
- the LOC100806625 gene encoding lipid phosphate phosphatase gamma produces MTTPTPLKAVTLTHVRYQRGDGVGHFLAWISLVPVFISLGGFVSHFIFRRELQGIFFALGLIVSQFINEVIKTSVQQARPATCALLEMCDSHGWPSSHCQYMFFFATYLTLLSLRGLSFWHVRDNPLLHALTWSLAVLTMYSRVYLGYHTVAQVFAGTALGVFLGAVWFWVVNSVLHPYFPIIEESAFGRWFYVKDTSHIPNVLKFEYDMARAERRKVALNSKSD; encoded by the coding sequence ATGACAACTCCGACGCCGCTGAAGGCCGTGACGCTAACCCACGTGCGCTACCAAAGAGGCGACGGCGTGGGCCATTTCCTGGCCTGGATATCCCTCGTCCCCGTCTTCATCTCTCTGGGTGGCTTCGTCTCGCACTTCATCTTCCGCCGCGAGCTCCAAGGCATCTTCTTCGCCCTCGGCCTTATCGTCTCCCAATTCATCAACGAAGTCATCAAAACCTCCGTCCAGCAAGCCCGCCCCGCCACCTGCGCGCTCCTCGAGATGTGCGACTCTCACGGCTGGCCCTCCAGTCACTGCCAGTACATGTTCTTCTTCGCCACCTATCTCACCCTCCTCTCCCTCAGGGGCCTCTCCTTCTGGCACGTGCGCGATAATCCCCTCCTCCACGCCCTCACGTGGTCCCTCGCGGTTCTCACTATGTATTCTCGGGTTTACTTGGGCTACCATACGGTTGCGCAGGTGTTCGCCGGAACCGCGCTTGGGGTTTTTCTCGGCGCGGTTTGGTTTTGGGTTGTGAACTCCGTTTTGCATCCGTACTTTCCGATTATTGAAGAGAGCGCGTTTGGGAGGTGGTTTTACGTGAAGGACACTTCTCATATACCTAATGTGTTGAAGTTTGAGTATGATATGGCCAGGGCTGAGAGACGGAAGGTGGCGTTGAATTCTAAGTCGGATTGA